A stretch of the Streptomyces sp. NBC_00654 genome encodes the following:
- a CDS encoding response regulator transcription factor yields the protein MRVVLAEDLFLLRDGLVRMLEAYDFEIAAAVETGPELTRALAELEPDVAVVDVRLPPSRTDEGLQCALAARRARPGLPVLVLSQHVEQLYARELLADGDGGIGYLLKDRVFDADQFIDAVRRVAAGGTAMDPQVISQLLSRRSQDRPIGGLTPREREVMEQMALGRSNVAIASHMVITERAVAKHTSNIFGKLGLPPSDDDNRRVLAVLAYLDRGGS from the coding sequence TTGCGAGTTGTCCTAGCCGAAGATCTCTTCCTGCTGCGCGACGGTCTGGTGCGCATGCTGGAGGCCTATGACTTCGAGATCGCCGCGGCTGTGGAGACCGGGCCCGAACTGACCCGGGCCCTGGCCGAGTTGGAGCCGGATGTCGCCGTCGTCGACGTCCGGCTCCCGCCGTCCCGCACGGACGAGGGCCTCCAGTGCGCGCTGGCCGCCCGGCGGGCGCGGCCCGGACTGCCGGTGCTGGTGCTCTCCCAGCATGTGGAGCAGCTGTACGCCCGCGAGCTGCTGGCGGACGGCGACGGCGGTATCGGCTATCTGCTCAAGGACCGGGTGTTCGACGCGGACCAGTTCATCGACGCGGTCCGCCGGGTCGCGGCGGGCGGTACGGCGATGGATCCGCAGGTCATCTCGCAGTTGCTGTCCCGCCGTTCGCAGGACAGGCCGATCGGCGGCCTGACCCCGCGCGAGCGCGAGGTGATGGAACAGATGGCGCTGGGCCGTTCGAACGTGGCGATCGCCTCGCACATGGTGATCACGGAGCGGGCGGTGGCCAAGCACACCTCGAACATCTTCGGGAAGCTCGGCCTGCCGCCGTCGGACGACGACAACCGCCGCGTTCTCGCGGTGCTCGCCTATCTCGACCGGGGCGGCTCCTGA